The following coding sequences lie in one Carassius carassius chromosome 1, fCarCar2.1, whole genome shotgun sequence genomic window:
- the LOC132144928 gene encoding large ribosomal subunit protein uL3-like yields MTHIVREVDRPGSKVNKKEVVEAVTIVETPPMIVVGVVGYVMTPRGLRSFKTIFAEHISDECKRRFYKNWYKSKKKAFTKYCKRWQDEEGKKQLEKDFASMKKYCQIIRIISHTQMRLLPLRQKKSHLMEIQLNGGSVADKVDWAREKLEQAIPIANVFGQDEMIDVIGVTKGHGYKGVTSRWHTKKLPRKTHRGLRKVACIGAWHPARVAFSVARAGQKGYHHRTEINKKIYKIGTGYHTKDGKVVKNNAATEYDLSNKSINPLGGFVHYGEVTNDFLMLKGCVVGTRKRVLTLRKSLLVQTSRRAQEKIDLKFIDTTSKFGHGRFQTIEEKKSFMGPLKKDRLAKEEMS; encoded by the exons ATGACCCACATTGTCCGTGAGGTCGATAGACCTGGCTCAA AGGTCAACAAAAAGGAGGTGGTTGAGGCTGTGACCATTGTGGAGACTCCGCCCATGATTGTGGTGGGTGTTGTTGGATATGTCATGACCCCTCGTGGCCTGCGCTCTTTCAAAACCATCTTTGCTGAGCACATTAGTGATGAGTGCAAGCGTCGCTTCTATAAGAACTG GTACAAGTCCAAGAAGAAGGCCTTTACCAAGTACTGCAAGAGGTGGCAAGATGAAGAGGGCAAGAAGCAGCTGGAGAAAGACTTTGCCTCCATGAAGAAGTACTGCCAGATCATTCGCATCATTTCCCACACACAG ATGCGCCTACTGCCTTTGAGACAGAAGAAGTCTCACTTGATGGAGATTCAGCTGAACGGAGGCTCCGTCGCTGACAAGGTTGACTGGGCCAGAGAGAAGCTTGAGCAGGCCATTCCCATCGCTAATGTCTTTGGTCAGGATGAGATGATTGACGTTATCGGGGTTACCAAGGGTCACGGATACAAGG GTGTGACAAGCCGCTGGCACACAAAAAAGCTGCCCCGTAAGACCCatcgtggtctgcgtaaggtggCCTGTATTGGAGCCTGGCATCCTGCTCGTGTGGCTTTCTCTGTGGCTCGTGCCGGTCAGAAGGGGTACCACCACCGCACGGAGATCAACAAGAAG ATCTACAAGATTGGTACCGGCTATCACACAAAGGATGGAAAAGTAGTTAAGAACAACGCCGCTACTGAATATGATCTGTCCAACAAGAGCATCAACCCCCTG gGTGGCTTTGTGCACTATGGTGAGGTGACCAACGACTTCCTGATGCTGAAAGGCTGTGTGGTTGGAACCAGGAAGAGGGTTTTGACCCTACGCAAATCTCTACTGGTCCAGACCAGCCGCCGTGCCCAGGAGAAGATCGACCTCAAGTTCATTGACACCACCTCCAAGTTTGGTCATGGACGTTTCCAGACCATCGAGGAAAAGAAGAGCTTCATG GGGCCCCTCAAGAAAGACCGCCTTGCCAAGGAGGAAATGTCATAA
- the LOC132144942 gene encoding probable mitochondrial glutathione transporter SLC25A39 isoform X4 gives MGEGPAVRPSAAITPMQQMLASGTGALLTSLFVTPLDVVKIRLQAQQAPLYQGKCFLYCNGLMDHVYVCQNMSSCSSWYKTPTHFSGTMDAFVKITRNEGLRSLWSGLPPTLVMAVPATVIYFTCYDQLRDFLRYSMGYQGDHIPLIAGGLARLGAVSVISPLELVRTKMQSRKLPYSELMVCIRSAVAQDGWLSLWRGWGPTVLRDVPFSALYWFNYELVKAQLCERYRAPQTSFTISFTAGAVSGAIAAILTLPFDVVKTRRQIQLGEMEALGVSVKKPSSTWNMMRNIWIDMGYRGLFAGFLPRVIKVAPACAVMISTYEFGKTFFQERNLNQARCGL, from the exons ATGGGGGAAGGGCCCGCGGTCAGGCCCTCGGCTGCTATCACACCCATGCAGCAGATGCTGGCGTCTGGCACTGGGGCTCTACTAACATCTCTTTTTG TCACACCATTGGATGTCGTGAAGATCAGACTTCAAGCCCAGCAAGCTCCCCTCTATCAAG GGAAATGTTTCCTCTATTGTAACGGGTTGATGGACCATGTCTATGTGTGTCAGAATATGTCGAGCTGCTCCAGCTGGTACAAAACCCCTACACACTTCAGCGGGACCATG GATGCATTTGTAAAGATCACTCGTAACGAGGGGCTGAGGTCTTTGTGGAGCGGACTTCCTCCCACACT gGTGATGGCGGTTCCTGCCACAGTCATCTATTTCACCTGTTACGACCAGCTGCGAGACTTCCTGCGTTACAGCATGGGCTATCAGGGGGACCATATCCCTCTCATAGCAGGAGGGTTAGCAAGAT tgggAGCGGTGTCTGTGATCAGCCCTCTGGAGTTAGTTCGGACTAAGATGCAGTCCCGCAAGCTACCGTACAGCGAGCTGATGGTGTGCATCCGCTCGGCTGTTGCTCAGGACGGCTGGTTATCTCTCTGGAGAGGCTGGGGACCCACTGTCCTACGGGACGTGCCCTTTTCCG CCCTGTACTGGTTTAACTATGAGCTAGTGAAGGCACAGCTGTGTGAGCGGTACAGGGCTCCACAGACCTCCTTCACCATCAGTTTTACAGCGGGGGCCGTCTCAGGAGCC ATCGCAGCAATTCTGACCCTGCCCTTTGACGTGGTGAAAACACGCAGGCAGATCCAGTTAGGAGAAATGGAGGCACTCGGAG TCTCTGTGAAGAAACCCTCCTCCACGTGGAACATGATGAGGAATATCTGGATAGACATGGGATACAGGGGTTTGTTTGCAG gttttcttCCAAGAGTGATCAAAGTTGCTCCCGCCTGTGCAGTCATGATCAGCACTTATGAGTTCGGGAAAACTTTCTTTCAGGAGCGTAATCTGAATCAGGCGAGATGTGGACTTTGA
- the LOC132144942 gene encoding probable mitochondrial glutathione transporter SLC25A39 isoform X2: MGEGPAVRPSAAITPMQQMLASGTGALLTSLFVTPLDVVKIRLQAQQAPLYQAVASESRPWARVIHPSKWKCFLYCNGLMDHVYVCQNMSSCSSWYKTPTHFSGTMDAFVKITRNEGLRSLWSGLPPTLVMAVPATVIYFTCYDQLRDFLRYSMGYQGDHIPLIAGGLARLGAVSVISPLELVRTKMQSRKLPYSELMVCIRSAVAQDGWLSLWRGWGPTVLRDVPFSALYWFNYELVKAQLCERYRAPQTSFTISFTAGAVSGAIAAILTLPFDVVKTRRQIQLGEMEALGVSVKKPSSTWNMMRNIWIDMGYRGLFAGFLPRVIKVAPACAVMISTYEFGKTFFQERNLNQARCGL; the protein is encoded by the exons ATGGGGGAAGGGCCCGCGGTCAGGCCCTCGGCTGCTATCACACCCATGCAGCAGATGCTGGCGTCTGGCACTGGGGCTCTACTAACATCTCTTTTTG TCACACCATTGGATGTCGTGAAGATCAGACTTCAAGCCCAGCAAGCTCCCCTCTATCAAG cCGTAGCATCGGAGTCAAGGCCCTGGGCTAGGGTCATCCATCCTTCAAAAT GGAAATGTTTCCTCTATTGTAACGGGTTGATGGACCATGTCTATGTGTGTCAGAATATGTCGAGCTGCTCCAGCTGGTACAAAACCCCTACACACTTCAGCGGGACCATG GATGCATTTGTAAAGATCACTCGTAACGAGGGGCTGAGGTCTTTGTGGAGCGGACTTCCTCCCACACT gGTGATGGCGGTTCCTGCCACAGTCATCTATTTCACCTGTTACGACCAGCTGCGAGACTTCCTGCGTTACAGCATGGGCTATCAGGGGGACCATATCCCTCTCATAGCAGGAGGGTTAGCAAGAT tgggAGCGGTGTCTGTGATCAGCCCTCTGGAGTTAGTTCGGACTAAGATGCAGTCCCGCAAGCTACCGTACAGCGAGCTGATGGTGTGCATCCGCTCGGCTGTTGCTCAGGACGGCTGGTTATCTCTCTGGAGAGGCTGGGGACCCACTGTCCTACGGGACGTGCCCTTTTCCG CCCTGTACTGGTTTAACTATGAGCTAGTGAAGGCACAGCTGTGTGAGCGGTACAGGGCTCCACAGACCTCCTTCACCATCAGTTTTACAGCGGGGGCCGTCTCAGGAGCC ATCGCAGCAATTCTGACCCTGCCCTTTGACGTGGTGAAAACACGCAGGCAGATCCAGTTAGGAGAAATGGAGGCACTCGGAG TCTCTGTGAAGAAACCCTCCTCCACGTGGAACATGATGAGGAATATCTGGATAGACATGGGATACAGGGGTTTGTTTGCAG gttttcttCCAAGAGTGATCAAAGTTGCTCCCGCCTGTGCAGTCATGATCAGCACTTATGAGTTCGGGAAAACTTTCTTTCAGGAGCGTAATCTGAATCAGGCGAGATGTGGACTTTGA
- the LOC132144942 gene encoding probable mitochondrial glutathione transporter SLC25A39 isoform X3, which produces MGEGPAVRPSAAITPMQQMLASGTGALLTSLFVTPLDVVKIRLQAQQAPLYQGKCFLYCNGLMDHVYVCQNMSSCSSWYKTPTHFSGTMDAFVKITRNEGLRSLWSGLPPTLVMAVPATVIYFTCYDQLRDFLRYSMGYQGDHIPLIAGGLARLGAVSVISPLELVRTKMQSRKLPYSELMVCIRSAVAQDGWLSLWRGWGPTVLRDVPFSALYWFNYELVKAQLCERYRAPQTSFTISFTAGAVSGAIAAILTLPFDVVKTRRQIQLGEMEALGAVSVKKPSSTWNMMRNIWIDMGYRGLFAGFLPRVIKVAPACAVMISTYEFGKTFFQERNLNQARCGL; this is translated from the exons ATGGGGGAAGGGCCCGCGGTCAGGCCCTCGGCTGCTATCACACCCATGCAGCAGATGCTGGCGTCTGGCACTGGGGCTCTACTAACATCTCTTTTTG TCACACCATTGGATGTCGTGAAGATCAGACTTCAAGCCCAGCAAGCTCCCCTCTATCAAG GGAAATGTTTCCTCTATTGTAACGGGTTGATGGACCATGTCTATGTGTGTCAGAATATGTCGAGCTGCTCCAGCTGGTACAAAACCCCTACACACTTCAGCGGGACCATG GATGCATTTGTAAAGATCACTCGTAACGAGGGGCTGAGGTCTTTGTGGAGCGGACTTCCTCCCACACT gGTGATGGCGGTTCCTGCCACAGTCATCTATTTCACCTGTTACGACCAGCTGCGAGACTTCCTGCGTTACAGCATGGGCTATCAGGGGGACCATATCCCTCTCATAGCAGGAGGGTTAGCAAGAT tgggAGCGGTGTCTGTGATCAGCCCTCTGGAGTTAGTTCGGACTAAGATGCAGTCCCGCAAGCTACCGTACAGCGAGCTGATGGTGTGCATCCGCTCGGCTGTTGCTCAGGACGGCTGGTTATCTCTCTGGAGAGGCTGGGGACCCACTGTCCTACGGGACGTGCCCTTTTCCG CCCTGTACTGGTTTAACTATGAGCTAGTGAAGGCACAGCTGTGTGAGCGGTACAGGGCTCCACAGACCTCCTTCACCATCAGTTTTACAGCGGGGGCCGTCTCAGGAGCC ATCGCAGCAATTCTGACCCTGCCCTTTGACGTGGTGAAAACACGCAGGCAGATCCAGTTAGGAGAAATGGAGGCACTCGGAG CAGTCTCTGTGAAGAAACCCTCCTCCACGTGGAACATGATGAGGAATATCTGGATAGACATGGGATACAGGGGTTTGTTTGCAG gttttcttCCAAGAGTGATCAAAGTTGCTCCCGCCTGTGCAGTCATGATCAGCACTTATGAGTTCGGGAAAACTTTCTTTCAGGAGCGTAATCTGAATCAGGCGAGATGTGGACTTTGA
- the LOC132144942 gene encoding probable mitochondrial glutathione transporter SLC25A39 isoform X1 encodes MGEGPAVRPSAAITPMQQMLASGTGALLTSLFVTPLDVVKIRLQAQQAPLYQAVASESRPWARVIHPSKWKCFLYCNGLMDHVYVCQNMSSCSSWYKTPTHFSGTMDAFVKITRNEGLRSLWSGLPPTLVMAVPATVIYFTCYDQLRDFLRYSMGYQGDHIPLIAGGLARLGAVSVISPLELVRTKMQSRKLPYSELMVCIRSAVAQDGWLSLWRGWGPTVLRDVPFSALYWFNYELVKAQLCERYRAPQTSFTISFTAGAVSGAIAAILTLPFDVVKTRRQIQLGEMEALGAVSVKKPSSTWNMMRNIWIDMGYRGLFAGFLPRVIKVAPACAVMISTYEFGKTFFQERNLNQARCGL; translated from the exons ATGGGGGAAGGGCCCGCGGTCAGGCCCTCGGCTGCTATCACACCCATGCAGCAGATGCTGGCGTCTGGCACTGGGGCTCTACTAACATCTCTTTTTG TCACACCATTGGATGTCGTGAAGATCAGACTTCAAGCCCAGCAAGCTCCCCTCTATCAAG cCGTAGCATCGGAGTCAAGGCCCTGGGCTAGGGTCATCCATCCTTCAAAAT GGAAATGTTTCCTCTATTGTAACGGGTTGATGGACCATGTCTATGTGTGTCAGAATATGTCGAGCTGCTCCAGCTGGTACAAAACCCCTACACACTTCAGCGGGACCATG GATGCATTTGTAAAGATCACTCGTAACGAGGGGCTGAGGTCTTTGTGGAGCGGACTTCCTCCCACACT gGTGATGGCGGTTCCTGCCACAGTCATCTATTTCACCTGTTACGACCAGCTGCGAGACTTCCTGCGTTACAGCATGGGCTATCAGGGGGACCATATCCCTCTCATAGCAGGAGGGTTAGCAAGAT tgggAGCGGTGTCTGTGATCAGCCCTCTGGAGTTAGTTCGGACTAAGATGCAGTCCCGCAAGCTACCGTACAGCGAGCTGATGGTGTGCATCCGCTCGGCTGTTGCTCAGGACGGCTGGTTATCTCTCTGGAGAGGCTGGGGACCCACTGTCCTACGGGACGTGCCCTTTTCCG CCCTGTACTGGTTTAACTATGAGCTAGTGAAGGCACAGCTGTGTGAGCGGTACAGGGCTCCACAGACCTCCTTCACCATCAGTTTTACAGCGGGGGCCGTCTCAGGAGCC ATCGCAGCAATTCTGACCCTGCCCTTTGACGTGGTGAAAACACGCAGGCAGATCCAGTTAGGAGAAATGGAGGCACTCGGAG CAGTCTCTGTGAAGAAACCCTCCTCCACGTGGAACATGATGAGGAATATCTGGATAGACATGGGATACAGGGGTTTGTTTGCAG gttttcttCCAAGAGTGATCAAAGTTGCTCCCGCCTGTGCAGTCATGATCAGCACTTATGAGTTCGGGAAAACTTTCTTTCAGGAGCGTAATCTGAATCAGGCGAGATGTGGACTTTGA